Within Amycolatopsis sp. cg5, the genomic segment CGTCGCTGCCCGACGATCTTCCGTCGCACGCGGGCGCCGTCCTGCCGCCGTTGCGTACCGGGATCGAGCTGAGGGACGTCTGGTTCCGTTACGACGAAAGCCATCCGTGGGTGCTGCGCGGCGTCGACCTCACGCTGGCGCACGGCGAGTCGCTGGCGCTGGTCGGTCTCAACGGCGCGGGCAAGAGCACGCTCATCAAGCTGCTGTGCCGGTTCTATGATCCTTCTCGTGGCACGATTCTGTGGGACGGCGTCGACATCCGCGACGTGCCGCCGGAGGAGCTGCGCCGCCGCATGGGCGTGCTCTTCCAGGACTACATGTCGTACGACCTGACCGTCGCCGAGAACATCGGCGTCGGCGACCTCGACGCGCTCGACGACCGGCCGCGCATCGAAGCCGCCGCGAGCCGCGCCGACATCGACATGGCCATCGAGTCGCTGCCTCGCGGCTACGACACCATGCTCAGCCGGATCTTCGCCGATCAGGACGACGACCGGGGCGTCACGCTGTCCGGCGGCCAGTGGCAGCGCCTCGCACTGGCCAGGACCCTGCTGCGCGACGAAAGCGACCTGCTCATCCTCGACGAGCCGAGTGCCGGGCTCGACGCGCAGGCCGAGCACGAGATCCACGAGCGGCTGCGTACCCATCGGACAGGCCGGACCAGCCTGCTCGTCTCGCATCGGCTGGGCGCGGTCCGTGAGGCGGACCGGATCGTCGTGCTCGGCGGCGGCCGGATCGTCGAACGCGGCACGCACGACGAAATGATCACTTTGGACGGTGAGTACGCGAGGCTGTTCGCCATCCAGGCCGACGGTTATCGCACGGTGTAGCGCCTCAGTCGCGCTTCGCCCGGCTGGGCGCGACGCGTGGCGGTTCGTTGGGCTGCTTGGGATACACCGGCGGCCACGGCGCGTCCATCAAGCCGTGCGAGAGGTCGTACCGGGACATCTCCAACAACGGCTCCAGGGACTGCGGAACCGAGTCGCGCCAAGGATCTCCCGCCTCGGCCACCCGCGCGGGCACCGTCGCGATCGTCAGTCCTGCGGGATCCACACTGTCCAATTCGGACCAGAACAGCGGGGTGGAAACCTGCGCTCCCACCCTCGGTCGCACGCACCAGGCGCCGAACACCGTCTTGTGTGGAGCGTTCTGGTTGAAGTCGATGAAGACCCGGGAGCCGCGTTCCTCCTTCCACCACTGCGCGGTGATCAGATCGGGGTACTTGCGCTCCAAAGCGCGCGCCAACGCCACCGCGGCCGCGCGGACTTCGTAGCTGTCCCAACGAGGTTCCAGCCCGACGTAGATGTGCAGCCCTCGCGAACCCGAGGTCTTCACCTTCGCTTCGATGCCGTGCTCACGCAGGAAATCCCGGGTCAGCACGGCCACCGCGCGGATCTCGTCGAAACCGACGCCAGGCGACGGGTCCAGGTCGACGCGGAGTTCGTCGGCGATCTCGGGCTGATCGGCGTGGATCGGCCAGACGTGAAAACCGATGCAGCCGAGGTTCACCGCCCACAGGATGTGCGCGAGGTCCGCCGCCACCAAGGCGTCGCTGGTGGTGCCGTTCGGCGTGGACACCACGGTCGTGGTCAGCCACTCCGGCGCGTTCTTCGGCACGCGTTTCTGGAACCAGGACTTGCCGCTCGCGCCGTCCGGGTAGCGCTCCAGCATGAGCGGACGGCCGCGCAGCGTCGCGAGCAGCGGCTCGGCGACGGCTTGGTAGTAGCGGACGAGATCGAGCTTCGTCTCCTCGCGCTCGGTGAAATACACCTTGGCGGGGCTGGAGATCTTCACCTCGGTGCCGTCGACGTCGAGCAGCACGAACTCGCTCATCGTGCCTCCGCGAACAGCGTCGCCAGCTCGGCGGGCGCGACCTCTTCGAGCTGGGCGTAGGTGCACGACTCCGGCGTGCGGTCGGCACGGAACCGCACCAACCGCCCGCCGTGCCGGAACCGGCTGCCCTGCAGGTGCTCGTACCGGACCTCCGCCACCCATTCGGTCCGCAGTGGCTCCCAGGTGAGGTCCTTATTCGGCGCCCAGCGGCTCTGCGCGCCCGGCAGCCGGGTGTCCTGGACCTCCGCCCACGACCGCCACGGATGACCTTCGAGCGCGTTTTCGCGCAGGGGAGCCAGCTCGGCGACGAGTTCCTTGCGCCGCGCGGCCGTGAAACTGCTCGCGACGCCCACGTGATGGAGTTCGCCCTTGTCGTCGAAGAGGCCGAGCAGCAGCGAGCCGACGCCGACGCCGTCCTTGTGCCAGCGGAAGCCCGCGACCACGCAGTCGGCCGTGCGCACGTGCTTGACCTTGAGCATCGTGCGCTTGTCCTGCTCGTAAGGCAGCTCGGCCTGCTTGGCCATCACGCCGTCGAACCCGGCGCCCTCGAACCGGGTGAACCAGTCCTGCGCCACGTCGGGGTCGGCGGTGATCGGCGTCAGGTGGACCCGCTCGACCGACGCGTCGAGCAGGCCTTCGAGCAGTTTGCGGCGCTCGGTGAACGGCTCCTCGGTGAGGTCGCGGTCGCCGAGCGCGA encodes:
- a CDS encoding ATP-dependent DNA ligase; this encodes MDLPLMPPVKPMLAKAVHEVPRAPGLVYEPKWDGFRCVVFRDGDEIELGSRNDRPLTRYFPEVAELLKAALPPRCVVDGEIVLVTGEGLDFETLQLRLHPAASRVKKLAEETPASFVAFDLLALGDRDLTEEPFTERRKLLEGLLDASVERVHLTPITADPDVAQDWFTRFEGAGFDGVMAKQAELPYEQDKRTMLKVKHVRTADCVVAGFRWHKDGVGVGSLLLGLFDDKGELHHVGVASSFTAARRKELVAELAPLRENALEGHPWRSWAEVQDTRLPGAQSRWAPNKDLTWEPLRTEWVAEVRYEHLQGSRFRHGGRLVRFRADRTPESCTYAQLEEVAPAELATLFAEAR
- the ligD gene encoding non-homologous end-joining DNA ligase, with product MSEFVLLDVDGTEVKISSPAKVYFTEREETKLDLVRYYQAVAEPLLATLRGRPLMLERYPDGASGKSWFQKRVPKNAPEWLTTTVVSTPNGTTSDALVAADLAHILWAVNLGCIGFHVWPIHADQPEIADELRVDLDPSPGVGFDEIRAVAVLTRDFLREHGIEAKVKTSGSRGLHIYVGLEPRWDSYEVRAAAVALARALERKYPDLITAQWWKEERGSRVFIDFNQNAPHKTVFGAWCVRPRVGAQVSTPLFWSELDSVDPAGLTIATVPARVAEAGDPWRDSVPQSLEPLLEMSRYDLSHGLMDAPWPPVYPKQPNEPPRVAPSRAKRD